A genomic stretch from Candidatus Magasanikbacteria bacterium RIFOXYB2_FULL_38_10 includes:
- a CDS encoding ABC transporter ATP-binding protein, whose translation MSVILKANKICVNYGKTPALHNVSFEINQGDYIGLAGPNGAGKTTLIKAVLGLIPLANGEMKIFDQPQKKFSAWQKIGYLPQKSAIISTLFPATVEEILMLGILPSKKWPKVIGKKEHERVDEILEQFKISDLRKKMISELSGGQQQKILLARALISKPQLLILDEPSTALDPESRESFFQIISGLNQNNKIAIILITHDTGYIGQYAQKLLYLDKKLVYFGKFSEFCTSTDMGSYFGHEQHIICHQHLHEHKHQN comes from the coding sequence ATGTCTGTTATCTTAAAAGCTAATAAAATTTGTGTCAATTACGGCAAAACCCCAGCTTTACACAATGTAAGTTTTGAAATTAACCAAGGTGATTATATTGGTCTCGCCGGACCCAACGGAGCAGGAAAAACAACACTGATTAAAGCTGTTTTAGGGTTAATTCCTTTAGCCAATGGGGAGATGAAAATTTTTGATCAGCCACAAAAAAAATTCTCTGCTTGGCAAAAAATCGGCTATCTGCCACAAAAATCGGCCATTATCAGCACTCTTTTTCCAGCCACAGTTGAAGAAATTTTAATGCTGGGAATTCTGCCATCCAAAAAATGGCCCAAAGTAATTGGCAAAAAAGAACATGAACGCGTTGATGAAATTTTAGAACAATTTAAAATTTCTGATTTGAGAAAAAAAATGATCAGTGAACTTTCCGGGGGACAGCAGCAAAAAATTCTCTTGGCACGAGCTTTGATTTCTAAACCGCAACTACTAATTTTGGACGAGCCCTCCACCGCCTTAGATCCGGAATCGCGAGAATCTTTTTTCCAAATAATAAGCGGACTTAATCAAAATAATAAAATCGCCATAATCCTAATTACCCATGATACCGGTTATATTGGTCAATACGCTCAAAAATTATTATATTTAGATAAAAAATTGGTTTACTTCGGCAAATTTTCCGAATTCTGCACATCAACTGATATGGGATCATACTTTGGACATGAACAACATATTATCTGCCATCAACATCTGCACGAGCACAAACATCAAAACTAA
- a CDS encoding F420-0--gamma-glutamyl ligase produces the protein MLIPNPGKNLSIEVEGKKYDRFPIKTPVIKKGDDLVVIIKNGTGQYLESGDFIFISEKIVAISQGRAYPISEIKPSWMAKFLVRFVYKSPYGIGLGSPWTMELAVREVGYFRILFAALLAAFTKPLGIRGVFYLVAGREVAAIDGPCSYTLPPYNKYAKLGPAKPHKVAQFLKEKLGHEVIIIDANDLGVNVLGKSNREIKDAWTKAIFKDNPLGQTNEQTPVCIVRELK, from the coding sequence ATGCTCATTCCTAATCCTGGAAAAAATTTATCTATTGAAGTTGAGGGAAAAAAATATGATCGCTTTCCGATTAAAACTCCGGTGATTAAAAAAGGGGACGATTTGGTAGTGATAATTAAAAACGGGACCGGGCAATATTTAGAGTCAGGTGATTTTATTTTTATCAGTGAAAAAATTGTGGCCATTAGTCAGGGTCGCGCCTATCCCATCAGCGAGATTAAACCATCTTGGATGGCTAAATTTTTAGTCAGGTTTGTTTATAAATCTCCCTACGGAATCGGTTTGGGTAGCCCGTGGACAATGGAATTGGCTGTGCGCGAAGTGGGTTACTTTAGAATTTTATTTGCCGCCTTACTGGCCGCTTTTACCAAGCCTTTAGGAATTCGCGGCGTGTTTTATTTGGTGGCTGGACGGGAGGTGGCGGCAATTGATGGACCCTGCTCTTACACCTTGCCGCCGTATAACAAGTACGCCAAACTTGGTCCGGCCAAGCCCCATAAAGTGGCTCAATTTTTAAAAGAAAAATTAGGACACGAAGTAATTATTATTGATGCTAATGACTTGGGGGTGAATGTTTTGGGCAAGTCTAACCGGGAGATTAAAGATGCTTGGACTAAAGCCATTTTTAAAGATAACCCCCTGGGCCAGACTAATGAACAAACACCTGTGTGCATTGTAAGGGAGTTAAAGTAA
- a CDS encoding Holliday junction DNA helicase RuvB has product MERVVSPQVKEDEIKLDTTLRPQSLGEFVGQERIKGNLQIFIDAAKGRGETIEHVLLYGNPGLGKTTLAHIIAKEMGANIKVTSGPALERVGDLAAILTSLETGDILFVDEIHRMNKTIEEVLYPALEDYALDIIIGKGPGARTLRVDLNRFTLIGATTKMSLLSGPLRDRFGAIYHLNYYEEPEIEQIVNRSSKILDIALEKKSAEMIASSARRTPRIANRLLKRVRDFAQVKGDGVITEDLAREALKMLEIDEAGLDQIDRLILEVMINKFDGGPVGLNTLAAATAEEIETIEEIYEPFLLQRGLINRTPRGRIVTGLAYKHLGLQAPTQQNLI; this is encoded by the coding sequence ATGGAACGCGTTGTTTCCCCTCAAGTTAAAGAAGATGAAATTAAATTAGACACCACTTTGCGCCCACAAAGTTTGGGTGAATTTGTAGGCCAAGAAAGAATCAAAGGTAATTTGCAAATTTTTATTGATGCAGCCAAAGGACGAGGTGAAACCATTGAACATGTTTTGTTGTATGGCAATCCGGGATTAGGCAAAACCACTCTGGCGCACATCATTGCCAAAGAAATGGGCGCTAACATTAAAGTGACTTCTGGTCCGGCTTTGGAGAGAGTAGGTGATTTGGCTGCCATTTTAACTTCACTAGAGACCGGTGATATTTTATTTGTTGATGAAATTCATCGCATGAATAAAACCATTGAAGAGGTTTTGTATCCGGCTTTGGAAGATTATGCTTTGGATATTATTATTGGCAAGGGCCCGGGCGCCAGGACTTTAAGAGTGGATTTGAATAGGTTCACCTTAATTGGCGCCACTACCAAAATGAGTTTGCTCTCTGGCCCTTTGCGGGATCGCTTTGGTGCTATTTATCATTTAAACTATTATGAAGAACCAGAGATTGAACAAATTGTAAATCGTAGTTCCAAAATTTTAGACATTGCTTTAGAAAAAAAATCCGCAGAAATGATTGCTTCTTCGGCACGTCGCACTCCCAGAATTGCCAATCGTTTATTAAAACGTGTGCGTGATTTTGCTCAAGTAAAAGGCGATGGGGTTATTACAGAAGATTTGGCCAGAGAGGCTTTAAAAATGTTAGAAATTGATGAGGCAGGACTAGACCAAATTGACCGGCTTATTTTGGAAGTGATGATTAACAAATTTGATGGTGGGCCAGTGGGATTAAATACCTTGGCCGCGGCTACAGCCGAAGAGATAGAAACAATAGAAGAAATTTATGAACCGTTTTTATTGCAACGCGGACTTATTAATCGCACGCCACGCGGCCGCATTGTGACCGGTCTTGCCTATAAACATTTGGGTCTTCAAGCACCCACTCAACAAAATTTAATTTAA
- a CDS encoding ABC transporter codes for MEFINFLQYSFIQRAFLAGSFVAIICAALGIFLVLRKMSLIGDGLSHVSFGAIALGIFLGIYPFHIAVPLVILSSYIILKITEKAKIYGDAAIGIVSAVGIAGGVLLASLSNGFNVDLFSYLFGNILSIALSEVILSVILSAIVLIIIYLYYWDLFSATFDEEYAKTTGIKTEYINIIISALTAVTVVLAVKMVGVMLVSALLILPAVTSLQIAKGFKIAIVLACCTALISVVLGITISFFLNWPSGATIVLLNALFFILALIYKKL; via the coding sequence ATGGAATTTATTAATTTTTTACAATATTCTTTTATACAAAGGGCTTTCTTAGCCGGATCTTTTGTGGCAATTATTTGCGCGGCTTTAGGAATATTCTTAGTTTTACGCAAAATGTCCTTAATCGGTGACGGTTTATCACATGTAAGTTTTGGCGCCATTGCTTTGGGCATTTTTTTAGGAATCTATCCTTTCCATATCGCCGTTCCCTTAGTAATATTAAGCTCTTATATTATTTTAAAAATCACGGAAAAAGCTAAAATTTACGGCGATGCGGCTATTGGCATTGTCTCGGCCGTAGGCATTGCCGGCGGAGTTTTATTAGCCAGTCTTTCTAACGGTTTTAACGTGGATCTTTTCAGCTACCTCTTTGGCAATATTTTATCCATTGCCCTGAGCGAAGTAATCCTCTCCGTTATTTTATCGGCCATTGTTTTAATCATTATTTATTTATATTATTGGGATTTATTTTCCGCTACTTTTGATGAAGAGTATGCCAAAACTACCGGCATAAAAACAGAATACATCAACATTATTATTTCCGCCCTCACGGCCGTGACTGTGGTTTTAGCAGTTAAAATGGTGGGAGTAATGTTGGTTTCCGCACTTTTAATTTTGCCGGCTGTCACTTCCCTACAAATTGCCAAAGGATTTAAAATTGCTATTGTCCTAGCTTGCTGTACGGCTTTAATTTCCGTAGTCTTGGGAATTACAATTTCTTTTTTCTTAAACTGGCCCAGTGGCGCCACGATTGTACTTCTTAACGCCCTTTTCTTTATACTGGCCTTAATCTACAAAAAACTTTAA
- a CDS encoding DNA polymerase III has translation MNNTNQEIAKIFRHIAFILEVQGVAFKPRAHERAAESLENLNQDVLALYNIGGVKALLEIPAVGKGLADHIEEYIKTKKITEYEKLRKSFPVDIEELSSVEGLGPKKVKELYEKLGVKNLIDLEKAVQQGKVADLERFGQKSEENIKKGIEFLKKSTGRVPLGHILPLVREIESKLSAVSGVKKVVVAGSVRRFQETVGDIDLLATSTHPKKVMEVFANLPEVQSVYAKGLTKTLVRLKIGLDADLRVVAPESFGAALQYFTGDKNHNVKLRVIAIKKGYKLNEYGLFKGTKNIACKTEEEIYEKLEMDCPAPELRRDSGEIEAAQKRKLPKIIPFGSLKGDLQTTTNWTDGTVSIKEMARAAQKYGLEYIAITDHTKSLAMANGLNEKSLAEQCKEIDKLNAQNKNFKIIKSAEVNINKDGTLDIDDITLAKLEIVSAAVHSSFKMKKEEMTKRIIRAFEHPLLNILFHPTGRLINRREPYELDMERIIKAAKANNVALELDCFPDRMDLKDIYIRQAVARGVKIAIDTDAHHPSHFQFLELGIGTARRAWVKKEDVINTWPLEKLLKWARDKRL, from the coding sequence GCTTTTATTCTAGAAGTTCAAGGCGTGGCTTTTAAACCCCGCGCTCACGAACGAGCCGCTGAAAGTTTAGAAAATTTAAACCAAGACGTTTTGGCTTTGTATAACATTGGCGGTGTTAAGGCTTTACTAGAAATTCCGGCGGTTGGCAAAGGTCTGGCCGATCATATTGAAGAATACATTAAAACCAAAAAAATCACCGAATACGAAAAGTTACGTAAAAGTTTTCCTGTAGATATTGAAGAATTGTCTTCGGTGGAAGGTTTGGGGCCAAAAAAAGTTAAGGAACTTTATGAAAAATTAGGGGTGAAGAATTTGATAGATCTAGAAAAAGCAGTGCAGCAGGGAAAGGTGGCAGACTTAGAAAGATTTGGTCAAAAAAGTGAGGAAAATATTAAAAAAGGAATTGAATTTTTAAAAAAATCCACCGGACGCGTACCTTTGGGGCATATTTTACCTTTGGTTAGAGAAATTGAAAGTAAACTTAGCGCAGTTAGTGGAGTAAAAAAAGTGGTGGTTGCAGGGTCAGTTAGACGCTTCCAAGAAACTGTGGGGGATATAGATTTGCTCGCTACTTCCACCCATCCTAAAAAAGTAATGGAGGTTTTTGCCAATTTGCCAGAGGTGCAAAGCGTTTATGCTAAGGGCTTAACCAAAACTTTAGTGCGCCTTAAAATTGGGTTGGACGCGGATTTGCGCGTGGTTGCACCCGAGTCTTTTGGCGCCGCCTTGCAATATTTTACCGGAGATAAAAATCATAATGTTAAGTTGCGAGTGATCGCTATAAAAAAAGGATACAAATTGAATGAGTATGGTTTGTTTAAGGGTACAAAAAATATCGCCTGCAAAACAGAAGAAGAAATTTATGAAAAGTTAGAAATGGATTGTCCGGCTCCTGAATTGCGCAGGGATAGTGGAGAAATTGAAGCGGCGCAGAAGCGGAAACTTCCCAAAATTATTCCTTTTGGATCCTTAAAAGGTGATTTGCAAACTACCACTAATTGGACTGACGGCACTGTCTCTATAAAAGAAATGGCCCGGGCGGCGCAAAAATATGGTTTAGAATATATTGCCATTACCGACCACACCAAAAGTTTGGCAATGGCTAATGGTTTAAATGAAAAGAGTTTGGCCGAGCAGTGTAAAGAAATTGATAAGTTAAATGCACAAAATAAAAATTTTAAAATTATCAAAAGCGCGGAAGTAAACATTAACAAAGATGGGACTTTAGATATTGATGATATTACTTTAGCTAAGTTGGAAATTGTCAGCGCGGCTGTACATTCCTCTTTTAAGATGAAAAAAGAAGAAATGACTAAAAGAATTATTAGGGCGTTTGAACATCCTTTGCTAAATATTTTGTTTCACCCTACTGGTAGGCTAATCAATCGCCGCGAACCTTATGAACTGGATATGGAAAGAATAATTAAGGCCGCCAAGGCCAATAATGTGGCTTTGGAGCTAGACTGTTTTCCCGATAGGATGGATTTAAAAGATATCTATATTAGGCAAGCCGTGGCTAGGGGAGTAAAAATCGCCATTGATACAGATGCCCATCATCCCAGTCACTTTCAATTTTTAGAGCTCGGAATTGGTACAGCCAGGCGTGCTTGGGTTAAAAAGGAAGATGTAATCAACACGTGGCCATTGGAAAAATTGTTAAAATGGGCTAGAGATAAAAGGCTTTAA